The proteins below are encoded in one region of Rhizobacter sp.:
- the uvrB gene encoding excinuclease ABC subunit UvrB, whose protein sequence is MAEMSEVVEQPAAGEFVSFPDSPFQLFQPYPPAGDQPAAIQQLVEGVRDGLSFQTLLGVTGSGKTFTMANVIARLGRPAIVFAPNKTLAAQLYSEFREFFPKNAVEYFVSYYDYYQPEAYVPQRDLFIEKDSSINEHIEQMRLSATKSLLERRDVVIVATVSAIYGIGNPNDYHRMVMTLRKGDKMGQRDVIAQLIRMQYTRNEQDFSRGTFRVRGDTIDVFPAEHSELAVRIELFDDEVETLQLFDPLTGRIKQKIVRFTVYPSSHYVTPRDRVLAAIDTIKQELRERLDELVKAGKLVEAQRLEQRTRFDLEMLQEIGHCKGIENYTRHLSGSAPGEPPSTLVDYLPKDALMFLDESHVLIGQLGGMYNGDRARKTTLVEYGFRLPSALDNRPLKFEEFEKKMRQVMFISATPADFEKKNSGQVVEQLVRPTGLIDPVVEVRPATHQVDDVLQEINERVKVNERVLITTLTKRMAEQLTDYLSDNGVKVRYLHSDIDTVERVEILRDLRLGTFDVLVGINLLREGLDIPEVSLVAILDADKEGFLRSERSLIQTIGRAARNLNGKAILYADKITDSMKLALTETERRRAKQMAHNEAEGITPRSIQKQVRDLIDGVYSEKTKDAQRVLEAAAVEALSEKDLAKRIKQLEKQMLEHARNLEFEKAARVRDQLATLREQAFGAPGTDNVSPEPAGSK, encoded by the coding sequence ATGGCCGAGATGTCAGAAGTGGTCGAGCAGCCCGCGGCGGGCGAGTTCGTGAGCTTTCCCGATTCACCGTTTCAGTTGTTCCAGCCGTACCCGCCGGCCGGGGATCAGCCCGCGGCGATCCAGCAGCTGGTGGAAGGCGTGCGAGACGGCCTGAGCTTCCAGACGCTGCTGGGGGTGACCGGCTCTGGCAAGACCTTCACCATGGCCAACGTGATCGCCCGGCTCGGCCGGCCGGCGATCGTGTTCGCGCCCAACAAGACGCTCGCCGCGCAGCTCTACAGTGAGTTCCGCGAGTTCTTCCCGAAGAACGCGGTCGAGTACTTCGTCAGCTACTACGACTACTACCAGCCCGAGGCCTACGTGCCTCAGCGCGATCTGTTCATCGAGAAGGACAGTTCAATCAACGAGCACATCGAGCAGATGCGCCTCTCCGCAACGAAGAGCCTGCTGGAGCGGCGTGACGTGGTGATCGTGGCCACGGTCTCGGCGATCTACGGCATCGGCAACCCGAACGACTACCACCGCATGGTGATGACGCTCAGGAAGGGCGACAAGATGGGCCAGCGCGACGTGATCGCGCAGCTCATCCGCATGCAGTACACACGCAACGAGCAGGATTTTTCGCGCGGCACGTTTCGCGTGCGCGGCGACACGATCGACGTGTTCCCGGCCGAGCACTCGGAGCTGGCGGTACGCATCGAGCTCTTCGACGACGAGGTGGAGACACTGCAGCTCTTCGACCCGCTCACCGGGCGTATCAAACAGAAGATCGTCCGCTTCACGGTCTACCCGTCGAGCCACTACGTGACGCCGCGCGACCGTGTGCTGGCCGCCATCGACACCATCAAGCAGGAGTTGCGCGAGCGGCTCGACGAACTCGTGAAGGCGGGCAAGCTCGTCGAAGCTCAGCGGCTCGAACAACGCACCCGGTTCGACCTGGAAATGCTGCAGGAGATCGGCCACTGCAAGGGCATCGAGAACTACACGCGGCACCTTTCGGGCTCGGCGCCCGGCGAGCCGCCGTCGACGCTGGTGGATTACCTGCCGAAAGACGCGCTGATGTTCCTCGACGAGTCCCACGTCCTGATCGGCCAGCTGGGCGGCATGTACAACGGCGACCGGGCGCGCAAGACGACGCTCGTCGAATACGGATTCCGCTTGCCGAGCGCCCTCGACAACCGGCCGCTGAAGTTCGAGGAGTTCGAGAAGAAGATGCGCCAGGTGATGTTTATCTCGGCGACGCCGGCCGACTTCGAAAAGAAGAACTCCGGGCAGGTGGTCGAGCAGCTGGTGCGCCCGACCGGGCTCATCGATCCGGTGGTGGAAGTACGCCCCGCCACCCACCAGGTCGACGACGTGCTGCAGGAGATCAACGAGCGGGTGAAAGTCAACGAGCGGGTGCTCATCACCACGCTCACCAAGCGCATGGCCGAGCAGCTCACCGACTACCTGAGCGACAACGGCGTGAAGGTGCGCTACCTGCACAGCGACATCGACACCGTGGAGCGTGTCGAGATCCTGCGCGACCTGCGACTGGGCACCTTCGACGTGCTGGTGGGCATCAACCTGCTGCGCGAGGGGCTGGACATCCCCGAGGTGTCGCTCGTGGCCATCCTCGATGCCGACAAGGAAGGCTTCCTGCGTTCGGAGCGCTCACTGATCCAGACCATCGGCCGCGCCGCCCGTAACCTGAACGGCAAGGCCATCCTCTATGCCGACAAGATCACCGACTCCATGAAGCTCGCGCTGACCGAGACCGAGCGGCGGCGCGCCAAGCAGATGGCGCACAACGAGGCCGAAGGCATCACGCCGCGCAGCATTCAAAAGCAGGTGCGCGACCTGATTGACGGCGTCTATAGCGAGAAAACCAAGGACGCGCAGAGGGTTTTGGAGGCTGCGGCGGTTGAAGCCTTGTCCGAGAAAGACCTCGCAAAACGCATCAAACAGCTGGAAAAACAGATGCTCGAACACGCTCGCAACCTCGAATTCGAGAAAGCCGCGCGGGTGCGGGATCAGCTTGCGACCTTAAGAGAGCAAGCATTTGGGGCTCCGGGGACCGACAATGTGTCACCCGAACCGGCCGGGTCGAAGTAA